A single region of the Planctomycetia bacterium genome encodes:
- a CDS encoding rhomboid family intramembrane serine protease, whose amino-acid sequence MGLDNRDYARDTERGFQLHAPQTMIGTLILVNVAVWVLDMLADGRISQTMALSTDVLRRPWNCWQLLTYGFLHSQTSLLHIVGNMFGLWFFGSDLENIYGKREFLRIYLVAIVIAGLAWLGIEAMSGGGRVSMVGASGAVTCVTVLYALRYPYRTILVMGILPVPVWLLATLFVMQDMAGAYRNVHGAGNGVAYVAHLGGAGLALFYFHFGWNFGRWVPQKLALPSLPKMFARGPKLKLHEPTVEQPPSLEAEMDRILVKINETSFDSLTPEERRTLERASARFQKRRQ is encoded by the coding sequence ATGGGATTAGACAATCGCGACTATGCTCGCGACACCGAGCGAGGCTTTCAGCTTCATGCTCCGCAGACGATGATCGGCACGCTGATTCTGGTCAATGTCGCCGTCTGGGTGCTCGACATGCTGGCCGATGGCCGGATCTCGCAAACGATGGCCCTTTCGACCGACGTGCTGCGCCGGCCGTGGAACTGTTGGCAACTTCTGACCTACGGCTTCCTGCATAGTCAGACCTCGCTGCTGCACATCGTCGGCAACATGTTCGGGCTTTGGTTCTTCGGCTCCGATCTCGAAAACATTTACGGCAAGCGCGAGTTTCTCAGGATCTATCTCGTCGCCATCGTCATAGCCGGGCTCGCTTGGCTCGGGATCGAAGCCATGAGCGGCGGCGGTCGGGTCTCGATGGTCGGCGCGTCGGGAGCCGTAACGTGCGTCACCGTGCTGTATGCGTTGCGCTACCCGTATCGCACGATCTTAGTTATGGGCATCCTGCCCGTTCCGGTCTGGCTGCTCGCCACGCTGTTCGTCATGCAAGATATGGCGGGCGCTTATCGCAACGTGCATGGAGCCGGCAACGGCGTGGCCTATGTGGCCCATCTCGGCGGCGCGGGGTTGGCTTTGTTCTACTTTCATTTCGGCTGGAACTTCGGCCGTTGGGTGCCGCAAAAGCTCGCGCTGCCGTCGCTCCCGAAGATGTTCGCTCGAGGGCCGAAGCTGAAGTTGCACGAACCCACGGTCGAGCAACCCCCGAGCTTGGAAGCGGAGATGGATCGGATCTTGGTGAAGATCAACGAGACCAGCTTCGATAGCCTTACGCCCGAAGAGCGTCGCACGCTCGAACGCGCCAGCGCGCGCTTCCAAAAACGCCGCCAGTAA
- a CDS encoding tetratricopeptide repeat protein produces MISSEPISEASSIAAEPALAPSSKGEAANGEATNGENEIQRTTNQEPRTKSSRRMAILLGLVLAGVVVAVFYPTLGYKLLTWDDDQHITENRYFNPLTWMNVLHFWGYSHIYLYIPVSYNFYAFEVWIAGWFPSADPADKFNPAVFHAGNLLLHLGCTLWAYRLMLRFVRYAPAALCGAALFAVHPLQAESVCWVGETRGTLATFFSFAAIWFYLNRVGVDPEAGIFAARPYTPPTTRTRDAVFAFLLYGLALLSKPSASSLPLLVFVIDVVLLRHSWKQSLLRLAPWFVAGAVIMGLTKYYQHNDMIYWASIKPWYQRPFVAGDAYAFYLGKLLWPFDLGFDYGRTPHYAGESRMFYRAWLAPLLLVVASIALPRRRIWLGAYGLFLVALLPVSGIVPFIYQSISTVADRYMYVPMFGLGLLLAAWIASRRSPVVPMAVTALVLGFFAQRTIEQCETWRDDWALYTNGLRVNPASYMSHLNLGNRYKDAGHYETAIEQYRGVLAIRYDYAWAYLHMGTCYAKLENYEQAIKQLDTAIRQDPKFVEAQIALGEVYLIQGREEDAEKWFREALKSAPDESNPNLKLGEFLLDKSRKTADGSSKASYLQEGKQDFEAGLKIAPDAESHRRYGRALVGAGEFAAGTVQLEKAVELSPDNAKALADLGSSYLSAGKIALAVEMSERAVRSDPNSVDARANRALALAAAGKTHAARVEYERALKLLSPGSARAAEIRKAMQELK; encoded by the coding sequence ATGATCTCGAGCGAGCCGATCTCCGAAGCTTCTTCGATCGCCGCAGAGCCGGCTCTGGCGCCGTCGTCGAAAGGCGAAGCCGCAAACGGTGAAGCCACGAACGGCGAAAACGAAATTCAGCGAACCACGAACCAAGAACCACGAACCAAAAGCTCGCGCCGCATGGCGATCTTGCTCGGCCTCGTGTTGGCGGGTGTCGTCGTCGCGGTCTTCTACCCGACCCTCGGCTACAAGCTGCTCACCTGGGACGACGATCAGCACATCACCGAAAACCGGTATTTCAACCCGCTGACATGGATGAACGTGCTCCACTTTTGGGGCTACTCGCACATCTATTTGTACATCCCGGTGAGCTACAACTTCTATGCCTTCGAGGTTTGGATCGCGGGCTGGTTTCCGAGCGCCGATCCCGCCGATAAGTTCAACCCCGCCGTGTTTCATGCCGGAAACTTGTTGCTGCATCTCGGCTGCACGCTCTGGGCCTATCGCCTGATGCTGCGGTTCGTGCGTTATGCGCCCGCGGCTCTGTGCGGAGCGGCGCTGTTCGCCGTTCATCCCTTGCAGGCCGAGAGCGTCTGCTGGGTCGGCGAAACGCGCGGGACGCTCGCCACGTTCTTTTCGTTTGCGGCGATCTGGTTTTATTTGAATCGTGTCGGAGTCGATCCCGAAGCAGGCATCTTCGCCGCACGGCCTTACACGCCCCCGACGACGCGAACTCGCGACGCCGTGTTCGCGTTTCTACTTTACGGCTTGGCGCTATTGTCGAAGCCGTCGGCGTCGTCGCTGCCGTTGTTGGTGTTCGTCATCGACGTCGTGTTGCTGCGGCATTCTTGGAAGCAGTCGCTCCTGCGACTCGCGCCGTGGTTCGTCGCCGGTGCCGTGATCATGGGCCTGACCAAGTATTATCAGCACAACGACATGATCTATTGGGCCTCGATCAAGCCGTGGTATCAGCGACCGTTCGTGGCGGGGGATGCCTATGCGTTTTATCTCGGCAAGCTCCTCTGGCCGTTCGATCTCGGCTTCGACTACGGTCGCACGCCGCACTACGCCGGCGAATCGCGCATGTTCTATCGGGCTTGGCTGGCGCCGCTGCTGCTCGTCGTCGCTTCGATCGCGCTGCCGCGCCGCCGCATTTGGCTCGGAGCGTATGGATTGTTTCTCGTCGCGCTGTTGCCGGTCTCGGGCATCGTGCCGTTTATCTACCAGTCGATCTCGACCGTCGCCGACCGATATATGTATGTGCCGATGTTCGGGCTCGGGCTGCTGCTCGCGGCGTGGATCGCTTCGCGCCGCTCGCCGGTCGTGCCGATGGCGGTAACGGCGCTCGTGCTCGGGTTCTTCGCGCAGCGGACGATCGAACAATGCGAGACCTGGCGCGACGATTGGGCTCTGTATACCAACGGTTTGCGCGTCAACCCGGCCAGCTATATGTCGCACCTGAATCTCGGCAATCGCTATAAGGATGCCGGGCACTACGAAACGGCGATCGAGCAATATCGGGGCGTCCTCGCGATTCGCTACGACTACGCGTGGGCCTACCTGCACATGGGCACCTGCTACGCCAAGCTCGAAAACTACGAACAAGCGATCAAGCAACTCGATACGGCGATCAGACAAGACCCTAAGTTCGTCGAAGCGCAGATCGCACTCGGCGAGGTGTATCTGATACAAGGCCGTGAGGAAGACGCCGAAAAGTGGTTCCGCGAAGCGTTGAAATCGGCACCGGATGAATCGAATCCGAATCTCAAACTCGGTGAGTTCTTGCTCGACAAGAGTCGCAAGACGGCCGACGGAAGCTCTAAGGCCTCTTACCTGCAAGAAGGAAAGCAAGACTTCGAAGCAGGGCTGAAGATTGCGCCGGATGCGGAGTCGCACCGTCGCTATGGACGGGCGCTTGTCGGAGCCGGAGAATTTGCCGCAGGGACCGTGCAACTAGAGAAGGCGGTTGAGTTGTCTCCCGACAATGCGAAAGCGCTCGCCGATCTCGGAAGCAGCTATCTCTCGGCCGGCAAGATTGCGCTCGCCGTGGAAATGAGCGAGCGAGCGGTGCGCAGCGATCCGAACTCGGTAGACGCCCGGGCGAATCGGGCTCTCGCGCTCGCCGCAGCGGGAAAGACTCATGCGGCCCGGGTGGAATATGAGCGAGCTCTCAAGCTGCTCTCACCGGGCTCCGCTCGCGCCGCCGAAATCCGCAAGGCGATGCAAGAGCTTAAGTGA
- a CDS encoding PDZ domain-containing protein, translating to MKRLWVGIFSCALLSSGTASADDITNKPEATKSEEKPSERVSEEPRSDSPRDLQRVLPLRAGDRRGVSPFWIGAMCVPADPTLRAQLGLADGVGLVVVRVMPESPADKAGLKVHDVLATIEGKPAVDLATLMLAVDQAGDGNGAGLKLEIVRVAKTQAVTVVPAKRPEGDLSIRAGLPQPGLPQTGTALDPQQHQAYARQLQAQLEAMRNQLPNGDAERIQEWIKRVQQGENQPLRMQLFGPGVLMPGNAALPDGANIVIFRNGNEPAKVSVSRGKDKWEVSENELDKLPEDLREPIKGMLKK from the coding sequence ATGAAGCGGCTCTGGGTCGGCATCTTCAGCTGTGCGCTCCTCTCCAGCGGCACGGCGTCTGCCGACGACATCACGAACAAGCCCGAGGCAACTAAGTCGGAAGAGAAGCCGTCGGAGAGGGTGAGTGAGGAACCGCGTTCGGATTCGCCGCGCGACTTGCAACGGGTGCTGCCGTTGCGCGCCGGCGACCGGCGCGGGGTGAGCCCGTTTTGGATCGGTGCGATGTGCGTGCCTGCCGATCCTACGCTCCGTGCGCAGCTCGGGTTGGCCGACGGCGTCGGGCTGGTCGTGGTGCGCGTGATGCCCGAAAGCCCGGCCGACAAAGCCGGCCTGAAAGTCCACGACGTCCTTGCGACGATCGAGGGCAAACCGGCCGTGGATCTCGCAACTCTGATGCTGGCCGTCGATCAAGCCGGAGACGGCAACGGCGCCGGGCTGAAGCTCGAGATCGTCCGCGTTGCGAAAACGCAAGCGGTGACGGTCGTGCCTGCGAAGCGCCCGGAGGGAGATTTATCCATTCGTGCCGGCCTGCCTCAACCAGGCCTTCCTCAAACGGGCACCGCGCTCGATCCGCAACAGCACCAAGCCTACGCTCGACAACTTCAAGCGCAACTGGAAGCGATGCGCAATCAGCTACCCAACGGGGATGCCGAGCGGATCCAAGAGTGGATCAAACGCGTGCAACAAGGCGAGAACCAACCGCTGAGGATGCAGTTGTTCGGGCCGGGAGTTTTGATGCCCGGCAATGCCGCTTTGCCGGACGGTGCGAACATCGTCATTTTCCGCAACGGCAACGAGCCGGCTAAGGTTTCGGTTTCGCGCGGCAAAGACAAATGGGAAGTTTCCGAAAACGAGCTCGATAAGCTGCCGGAAGATCTGCGCGAGCCGATCAAAGGGATGTTGAAGAAGTAG